The Chryseolinea soli nucleotide sequence GAATTTCAAAATATTAAAGAGATCGACAAAGCGCCAAAGCAATTGCACGAACTGGTGATACGCGAACACGCGACAACGGCCGGCGATGTGATCTATTTGAATCCCATGCTTTCCGAGCAACTCACCGACAACATCTTTAAAACCGAGAAGCGCGAATACCCGGTGGATTTCGGCAAGCCTGTAGAGCAGACCTACATGGCCCGGTTCACACTTCCTGAAAACTATGTGGTAGACGAAATGCCAAAACCAAAAGTAGTGACGTTGCCAAACAACGCGGCCAAGTATACCTACAACGTAACGCAAGTGGGCAACGTCGTGAGCGTGGTGAGCATGCTGCAAATAAACAAAAGCCTGTTCGTGCAGGAGGAATATCCCCATCTCCGGGAATTGTATAACCTGGTGATCGCCAAACAGGCGGAGCAGATTGTATTAAAGAAAAAATAGGAATATGAAGAGGCTTGTTTTTGTCCTGGCGTGTTCTGTCGCCGTGGTTGCGTTCGCTAAGGAAACACCGAAGTTCCCTGTAAGCGCTATACCCGAGGAGTTGAAGAAGGATGTGAATGCCGTGTATCGCGAAGATCAGTCCGTATTCTCCATCATTTCCAGAAGCCGGGCTTCGCACTACGTATATCAGGTTATTACCATTCTCAATTCGAATGCTAACAGTTATGCCAGCGATGCCGTCGGCTACGATAAACTGACGAAGATCAACACATTGAAAGTAACTGTTTATGACGCAGAGGGTTTTGTGGTTTCCCGGCTGAAAAACAGCGAGATCGCAGACCGGAGTGTCTTCGACGGCTTTACGCTATTCAGCGACGATCGCATGAAGACGTTTGACGTATCGCAAGGCAGTTATCCCTACACCGTAGAAATTGAGTACGAATTGGAGTACAAGTTCTTATTTTATATTCCGCCATTCTGGGTGCAGAACGATGATAAAACGTCGGTGGAGCACTCTCTTTACAGGTTGAAGTATGCCCCAGGCCTGGAACCGCGTTACAAAACCTATCACATCGACACCGCCCCTTCTATTGAAAAAGCCGCAGACGGTAGTGGAACGATCACGTTTGAGCATAAAAATGTAAGACCGATTAGAATTGAACCGCTTAGCAAGCGACAGGGTCAGCTTCCATCCATTGAGGCCGCACCCACCAATTTTGAATACGAAAACTATGTCGGCGTAATGGACACCTGGAGCAACTATGGTCTTTGGATAAACTCATTGATCAAGGGACGTGACGCTTTACCCGATGCCACGCGGCAAAAGATAAAAAGCCTGACAGCCCAGGCGAAGACCGATGAAGAGAAGATCAAGATCTTGTACGAATATCTTCAAAGCCGCACACGCTACGTCGGCATCCAGGTCGGTATTGGGGGCCACCAGCCGTTTGAGGCAACCGTGGTAGACCAAAACGGTTACGGCGACTGCAAAGCGCTTTCTAACTATATGATTGCGATGCTGAAAGAGATAGGCATCAAAGGATACTACACCCTCATCGATGCTGGTAACAGCCCCCGTGAAATCGATCCGAAATTTCCGCGTGTGCAATTTAATCACGCGATTGTTTGCGTACCGCAGAAAATCGATACCATCTGGCTGGAGTGTACCAACCAGACAAATCCCTTCGGCTATCAGGGCCGTTTTACGGGCGACCGCAAGGCACTGGTAATAACGGATAATGGCGCGAAAGTGGTGAACACCATCCGCTATCCAGCCGAAAAGAATCTGCAATCACGCACGGCCGACGTTTTTCTTCAACCAAATGGAGATGCCAGTGCCAAAATAAAGACTTCGTATAGCGGGTTGCAATATGAAAACGGGAATCTTGATGGCATTCTCACCAGCCAATTTGACGAGCAAAAGAAATGGCTGCAAGGGGAAATCGATATTCCCAGCTTCGATATCACAACCTTTAAAATGGAGAACCACAAAAGCAAAATACCCTCGGCACAGGTAGCGGTGGATCTTACTTTAAAACGATTTGCCACGCTAAGCGGCAAACGTGTATTCGTTACCCCCAATCTCATGAATCGCTCCAGCTATGTTCCCGAGAAAGTGGAGTCACGCAAGACCAAGGTTTTGTTGAACATGGGCTTCACAGATTTCGATACCATCCGATACCATTTACCCGAAGGCATTTACCCGGAATTTATTCCCAAACCAATTTTACTGAAATCACGGTTTGGTGAGTACGAGGCTACGTTTACCCTCGATCAAAACGACCTCATCTACATCCGGAGGTTCAAACTGCAACGGGGCGAGTATCCGTCAGAGTCCTACTCGGAATTGATCGACTTCTACAAAGGTCTGAACAAAGCCGACAACACCAAGCTTGTCTTCCTGAGCAAAACTTAGAAGAACTGAATTATTTGATCGGAGCATCCGTCTCCCGGGCCATCGCCTCGTAGACGATCTTGTCCGACAAGCTGGGCAGCCATTTGCTGAGGAACACGGCTATTTTTCCTTCGGTGGTGAGCACGATGTTGCGCTTGCGTTTCACGGTGGCCTTGTAGATGTGGCGGGCGCATTCTTCGGCCGTCATCATCTTGCCTTCTTCGCGGGGCGATTCACCCTGGGCCTTTCCGTTTTTCGTGAGGGACCGCTTGCGTATGTTAGACGATGTGAATCCCGGACAGGCCGTGAGCACGTGGACATCCCTTTTCAGATACTCCGTGCGCAACACTTCCAGAAAGCCGTTCAAGGCAAACTTGGAGGCCGAATAACCCGTGCGCCCGGGCAAACCACAATAGCCGGCAATGGACGAGATGCCCACAATAGATCCCTTGTTTTTCACGATCTCCGGAAGGCAGTATTTGGTGGCATACAGCACACCATAAAAATTGATGTCCATCACTTTCTTCACCACCTCCAGGTCCACATCCTCAAACAAAGCCCGCATGGATATACCCGCATTGTTGATGAGCACATCGATGGTCCCATAGCGTTTGATCACCTCTTCCGCCATTCGTTTGTTGTCGTCCTCTTGGCTGACGTCGGCTTGCAGTCCATACACCAGGATCCCCTTGTCGCGAAGCTCTGCCATGGCCTTGTCGAGACCCGTCTGATCCCTTCCGGTGATAAAGATCTTGGAACCCTTCAGCCCAAACTCCTGGGCCAGGGCAAGTCCAATACCGGAGGTTCCCCCGGTGATCACGACAACTTTGTGCTTCATGCGCCAAAAGTAACAATAGTTGTTTAACTTGCCCGGCACAAACCTGCTATGTTTTTCATACGCTTGCTCTCCCGGTTACCCCTCCCGGTGCTTTACGCATTTTCCGATTTCCTCTTTGCCGTGAGCTTCTACCTGGTGCGCTACCGGCGGGCCATGGTGCAGAAGAATCTCAAAAATTCGTTTCCCGAAAAAACCGATGCCGAACGCAGCCGGATCGAAAAGCAGTTTTTCAAGGATCTTTGCGACTATGCCGTGGAGATGTTAAAGCTGCTCACGATCAGCCAGGAAGAGCTGGGCCGACGGGTGGTCTTTAAAAATCCGGACGTATCCAACCGCTACATCCTCAACGGGCAATCGCTGTTGAACCTGGCCTCGCACAATTTCAATTGGGAATGGCTGCTGGTGGCCGGTTCGTTCACGCTGCCGGGGCAAATGGACTTTGTGTACCAATCGGTGAACAGTAAATTCTTTGACGATTTTTCGTATGCCTGCCGGACACGCTTTGGCGCCCATGGCATCAAGCGCGATGAGGTGGCCCGTGAGATCGTGAAGCGCAGACACATCGTGCGCAATATCGCTTTGGTGGGCGATCAATACCCGGGCTACAAACACGATAAAAAATATGCCACCCGTTTCCTGAACCAGGACACCGTTTTTTTCTACGGCTCAAACCAGTTGGCACAACTTACGCAGTATCCGGTCATGTACTATGCCATGAAGAAAGTGAAACGTGGCTACTACGAAACCCACATCGTGGAACTGGCCCAGCCACCCTATGCAAAAGACAGCGACGTGGTAATGGAACACTATGTGCGCGAACTCGAAAAGGTGATCCGCGAAAATCCATCGCAGTGGCTATGGTCGCACAACCGGTGGAAGACCCGTCATCTTGAAGCTTAGTTGCGCCCCTTGCTTTGGGCAGCGATCACGATCATGCACGTGATCAATAGTACGCTGTACTCCACACCATTCGATCCTCCCCCTACAACGAACCAACCATTTTTCGCATGGACCAATAGGATGCCCATGGTTAACTCCAGGGCAAATGCGGCCGCGATCCACCGGGTGTAACGGCCCAGGGCCATGAGCAGACCACCAGCGATCTCAAAGAGCGTGATTCCCCACGCAACAACGGTGCCGGCGGGGATGCCCTGCGAGTCGAGGAAGCCACCAAAGCCGCCCACGCCATCGTGGAGAATGCGTGTGACGCCGTGAATGATGAGCAAGAGGGCTACAATTACCCGGAGCAGGATCACGGCCTGCGAGGCGCTTAGGAAAGGGAAGTTCTTCATAGGGGATAGGTTTACCCTAAAATAGCAAATTGAAAGATGCACCGGGTTTTTGTACCTTGTTCTCACCCGAAAAATACCCCGTCTGGGGCGGCAGTTGGCCTGAGCATTCTTCCTAAGATTGTAATAAAACCTTTGCCTATGAAAGCCTGTCTACCCATGCTTGTGATGAGCCTTTCCACGATGCTGGCACAATCCCAAACCCTGCAACCTCCCGCCCAGCTTAGCCTGTTTATGGAGGGCACCGTGAGCACAAACCTCAACGAGCGCGACATGGCCCTATCGCCCGATGGAAGCGAAATGTACTATACCCTCGAAGCGGCTCAAAATGCGTTCTCTACCATTCTGTATCGTCACAAATTGCCTGGCAATAAATGGTCGGCACCGGAAGTGGCTCCTTTCTCGGGGCAATTCAAAGACCTTGAGCCGGCCTTCAGCGCCGACGGTCGCAGATTATTCTTTAGCTCCAATCGGCCCCTCAGCGGCACACAGGCAAAGGACTTCGACATCTGGGTGGTTGAACGAGCCAAAGATGGATCCTGGTCTTCGCCCCGCAACGTGGGCGCGCCCGTAAACACCAACGCCAATGAATTCTATCCCTCGGTTGCCCTGTCGGGAAATCTCTACTTCACTTCAGAATATGAAAAAGGCGTGGGCAAGGAAGACATCTACGTGTGCCAATGGCAGGATGGAAAATACACAGAGAGTGTAGCGCTCGATACGGCCGTGAATTCCAAGCTATGGGAATTCAATGCCTTTGTTTCGCCCGATGAAAAATTCATTCTCTTCACCTCCTACGGGCGCAAAGACGATCATGGCGGCGGCGATTTGTACATCAGCTTTCGCGATGCCGCCGGCGTCTGGCAGCCTGCTAAAAATATGAGCATGCTCAACTCGCCGAGGTTGGACTATTGTCCTTTTGTTTCCTTCGATCAGAAAATTCTCTTCTTCACCAGCGGCCGGCACGATCTCCCGTCGACCTATGAAAAACCAACCACACATGCTGCACTCGTCAAAGCCTACAACAGCGTGCGCAATGGTTCGGAAAATATTTATTGGGTAGATTTTCAGGCCCTTGTGGGTTCCCTGAAGTGAGCTTACAACAACATCTGTTCGATGTCTTCTTTGGTGAGCTGTTTCATGAAGCTTTCTTCGGTGGTGATCAGCTCGGTAGTGAGGCGCAGCTTGCGTTGTTGCAGCGTGAGGATCTTTTCCTCCACGGTGTTGCGGGTAATGAATTTATAGGTGAACACTTTTCGCTTCTGGCCGATGCGATGCGCACGGTCAACGGCTTGCGCCTCCACGGCGGGGTTCCACCACGGATCGAGAATGAAGACGTAGTCTGCTTCGGTCAGGTTCAATCCGAGGCCACCTGCCTTTATAGAAATCAAAAATACTTTTAGCGAGGTGTCTTTGTTGAAGCGCTCCACCTGCTCCTTGCGATCGGTGCTGGAGCCATCGAGATAGGTGTAGTCTATTTTGTTCGACTTCAAATA carries:
- a CDS encoding DUF3857 domain-containing transglutaminase family protein, yielding MKRLVFVLACSVAVVAFAKETPKFPVSAIPEELKKDVNAVYREDQSVFSIISRSRASHYVYQVITILNSNANSYASDAVGYDKLTKINTLKVTVYDAEGFVVSRLKNSEIADRSVFDGFTLFSDDRMKTFDVSQGSYPYTVEIEYELEYKFLFYIPPFWVQNDDKTSVEHSLYRLKYAPGLEPRYKTYHIDTAPSIEKAADGSGTITFEHKNVRPIRIEPLSKRQGQLPSIEAAPTNFEYENYVGVMDTWSNYGLWINSLIKGRDALPDATRQKIKSLTAQAKTDEEKIKILYEYLQSRTRYVGIQVGIGGHQPFEATVVDQNGYGDCKALSNYMIAMLKEIGIKGYYTLIDAGNSPREIDPKFPRVQFNHAIVCVPQKIDTIWLECTNQTNPFGYQGRFTGDRKALVITDNGAKVVNTIRYPAEKNLQSRTADVFLQPNGDASAKIKTSYSGLQYENGNLDGILTSQFDEQKKWLQGEIDIPSFDITTFKMENHKSKIPSAQVAVDLTLKRFATLSGKRVFVTPNLMNRSSYVPEKVESRKTKVLLNMGFTDFDTIRYHLPEGIYPEFIPKPILLKSRFGEYEATFTLDQNDLIYIRRFKLQRGEYPSESYSELIDFYKGLNKADNTKLVFLSKT
- a CDS encoding SDR family oxidoreductase, which produces MKHKVVVITGGTSGIGLALAQEFGLKGSKIFITGRDQTGLDKAMAELRDKGILVYGLQADVSQEDDNKRMAEEVIKRYGTIDVLINNAGISMRALFEDVDLEVVKKVMDINFYGVLYATKYCLPEIVKNKGSIVGISSIAGYCGLPGRTGYSASKFALNGFLEVLRTEYLKRDVHVLTACPGFTSSNIRKRSLTKNGKAQGESPREEGKMMTAEECARHIYKATVKRKRNIVLTTEGKIAVFLSKWLPSLSDKIVYEAMARETDAPIK
- a CDS encoding lysophospholipid acyltransferase family protein: MFFIRLLSRLPLPVLYAFSDFLFAVSFYLVRYRRAMVQKNLKNSFPEKTDAERSRIEKQFFKDLCDYAVEMLKLLTISQEELGRRVVFKNPDVSNRYILNGQSLLNLASHNFNWEWLLVAGSFTLPGQMDFVYQSVNSKFFDDFSYACRTRFGAHGIKRDEVAREIVKRRHIVRNIALVGDQYPGYKHDKKYATRFLNQDTVFFYGSNQLAQLTQYPVMYYAMKKVKRGYYETHIVELAQPPYAKDSDVVMEHYVRELEKVIRENPSQWLWSHNRWKTRHLEA
- a CDS encoding DoxX family protein, producing MKNFPFLSASQAVILLRVIVALLLIIHGVTRILHDGVGGFGGFLDSQGIPAGTVVAWGITLFEIAGGLLMALGRYTRWIAAAFALELTMGILLVHAKNGWFVVGGGSNGVEYSVLLITCMIVIAAQSKGRN
- a CDS encoding TolB family protein, producing MKACLPMLVMSLSTMLAQSQTLQPPAQLSLFMEGTVSTNLNERDMALSPDGSEMYYTLEAAQNAFSTILYRHKLPGNKWSAPEVAPFSGQFKDLEPAFSADGRRLFFSSNRPLSGTQAKDFDIWVVERAKDGSWSSPRNVGAPVNTNANEFYPSVALSGNLYFTSEYEKGVGKEDIYVCQWQDGKYTESVALDTAVNSKLWEFNAFVSPDEKFILFTSYGRKDDHGGGDLYISFRDAAGVWQPAKNMSMLNSPRLDYCPFVSFDQKILFFTSGRHDLPSTYEKPTTHAALVKAYNSVRNGSENIYWVDFQALVGSLK